In the genome of Egicoccus sp. AB-alg2, the window CCGCGTCCAGGTCCAGGTCCTCCAGCGGCACGGTCACGGTCACGCCCGCGACGACGAAGTCGAGGGACACCGTGGCCGGCAGCACGCCGAACAGGTGTCGGCACGCCAGCGCGTAGATGGCCAGCTGCAGCGAGTCGGCCACGCGCTCGCGGTTCTTCACCTTGCGGTTGGTCTTGTAGTCCACGACGTGGAAGCGGCCGTCGTCGTCGACGTCGACGCGGTCGATGGAGCCGACCACGGTGGCCTCGAACCCGATCGGCAACTCGAACCACGCCTCGGTCGCGGCCGGCAGCCGGTACACGGGGGCGGCGCGACGGTGGAAGCGGCGCAGCACGTCCTGCGCGTGGCGGTAGTAGGCCAGCTGCTCGCCGCGGTCGAGGTGCGAGAACCCGGTGCTGTCCCACCGCTCGTAGAGGAAGCCGAGCAGCTCGTCCTCGGTCGGGCAGGTCGGCAGCTTGCGGTCGTAGAAGTCCTCCAGCGCGGCGTGGATGGAGGTGCCGAACGACAGGTGCGGGCCGGGTTTGCCGGGCAGCTTGTCGACGTAGGCGTACCGGAAGCGTCGGGGGCAGTTCGCGTACGCGTCGACGCGGCTGAACGACAGCCGCACCCGACCCTCGTGGTCGATCAGCGGCGGCGAGTCCGGCTCCAGTTCCCCGAACGTGCCCGGCGGGGCGCCGTCCACGTCGAGCAGGCGCAGT includes:
- a CDS encoding RecB family exonuclease, yielding MPETTVDESVTDPQPGAEPPVPEGPGGALRLLDVDGAPPGTFGELEPDSPPLIDHEGRVRLSFSRVDAYANCPRRFRYAYVDKLPGKPGPHLSFGTSIHAALEDFYDRKLPTCPTEDELLGFLYERWDSTGFSHLDRGEQLAYYRHAQDVLRRFHRRAAPVYRLPAATEAWFELPIGFEATVVGSIDRVDVDDDGRFHVVDYKTNRKVKNRERVADSLQLAIYALACRHLFGVLPATVSLDFVVAGVTVTVPLEDLDLDAARERVLATARAVREERYEPTPNRLCDWCDFKALCPAWEGNEPDQLLGPAVDELRRLRRQVVRDVRALRELEAGVARITAELAETESAGEEPGPEPADPGAPDEFAPGDRPAVHG